In one window of Deinococcus sp. KSM4-11 DNA:
- a CDS encoding BioF/Kbl family PLP-dependent acyltransferase, which yields MSTSLSERLSAQLGSLRESGLLIHPRVLDSASRARTRVDGREVVNLASNNYLGFADHPALKAKAAEYLERWGAGAGAVRTIAGTLRIHEEFEAQVAAFKHTGSALVLHSGFTTNQGVLGALLKEGDLVISDELNHASIIDGLRLTKATKKVYQHADPADLERLLTEHETDGLKLVVTDGVFSMDGDVAPLDRLVAVARRYGAVTYVDDAHGSGVMGAQGRGTVHHFGFEYADDVIQVGTLSKAWGGVGGYAAGHADLRELLINRARPYLFSTAQAPATVGALSAALDEVQRDPTLMERLWDNTRYFKAELKALGFDTFGSTTPITPVIFGEASAAFEASRLLFERGVFAVGLGFPTVPRGLARIRNIVTAEHTQDDLDHALQAYAEVGRALGIIS from the coding sequence ATGTCCACGAGCCTGTCCGAGCGTCTGAGTGCCCAACTGGGCAGCCTGCGGGAGAGCGGGCTGCTGATCCATCCCCGCGTGCTGGACAGTGCCAGCCGCGCCCGCACCCGCGTGGACGGGCGGGAGGTCGTGAACCTCGCCAGCAACAATTACCTGGGCTTCGCAGACCATCCGGCCCTGAAGGCGAAAGCCGCCGAGTACCTGGAGCGGTGGGGCGCGGGGGCCGGCGCGGTGCGGACGATTGCCGGAACACTGCGGATCCACGAGGAGTTCGAGGCCCAGGTCGCGGCCTTCAAGCACACGGGCAGCGCGCTGGTGCTGCACAGCGGCTTCACCACCAACCAGGGCGTGCTGGGCGCCCTGCTGAAGGAGGGTGATCTGGTGATCAGCGACGAGCTGAACCACGCCAGCATCATCGACGGCCTGCGCCTGACGAAGGCGACGAAGAAGGTCTATCAGCACGCCGACCCCGCCGATCTGGAACGCCTGCTGACGGAACATGAAACGGACGGCCTCAAGCTGGTCGTGACCGACGGCGTGTTCTCCATGGACGGCGACGTGGCCCCGCTCGACCGGCTGGTGGCGGTCGCCCGCAGGTACGGCGCGGTCACCTACGTGGACGACGCGCACGGCAGCGGCGTGATGGGCGCGCAAGGTCGCGGCACCGTACACCATTTCGGCTTCGAGTACGCCGACGACGTGATCCAGGTGGGTACGCTGAGCAAGGCGTGGGGCGGCGTGGGAGGCTACGCGGCTGGGCACGCCGATCTGCGCGAGCTGCTGATCAACCGCGCCCGGCCGTACCTGTTCAGCACCGCCCAGGCCCCCGCCACGGTGGGTGCCCTGAGCGCCGCGCTGGACGAGGTGCAGCGCGACCCGACGCTGATGGAACGCCTGTGGGACAACACGCGGTATTTCAAGGCCGAGCTCAAGGCCCTGGGCTTCGACACCTTCGGTAGCACCACGCCCATCACGCCCGTCATCTTCGGCGAGGCGTCCGCCGCGTTCGAGGCGAGCCGCCTGCTGTTCGAGCGGGGCGTGTTTGCCGTGGGCCTGGGCTTCCCCACCGTGCCAAGGGGCCTCGCCCGGATCCGCAACATCGTGACCGCCGAGCACACCCAGGACGATCTGGACCATGCCCTCCAGGCCTATGCGGAGGTCGGGCGGGCGCTGGGGATCATCTCCTGA
- the ubiE gene encoding bifunctional demethylmenaquinone methyltransferase/2-methoxy-6-polyprenyl-1,4-benzoquinol methylase UbiE — translation MTNRPPVGDKQDKGQDVQAMFASIAPRYDLLNRVLSLGVDRGWRRAAASEALALDPKRLLDVATGTADFALELKARAPQVDVIGSDFVPEMLAIGRQKAAARHLDIRLEEGDALDLPYPDGSFDTVTCAFGFRNFADYAQGLAEFWRVLAPGGRAVILEFPPPRPGLLGSVFRVYFQHVLPRIGGLISGNAGAYTYLPESVLAFPPPEQLAQLMRATGFRTRYRLLTFGIAAIHVGDKG, via the coding sequence ATGACCAACCGGCCGCCCGTGGGCGACAAGCAGGACAAGGGCCAGGACGTGCAGGCCATGTTCGCCAGCATCGCGCCCCGCTACGACCTCCTGAACCGGGTGCTGAGCCTCGGTGTGGACCGGGGCTGGCGGCGGGCGGCCGCGTCGGAAGCGCTGGCCCTCGACCCGAAGCGGCTGCTGGACGTGGCGACCGGCACCGCCGACTTCGCCCTGGAACTCAAGGCCCGCGCGCCGCAGGTGGACGTGATCGGCTCCGACTTCGTCCCCGAGATGCTCGCCATCGGCCGTCAGAAGGCGGCGGCGCGGCACCTTGACATCCGCCTGGAGGAGGGTGACGCCCTGGATCTCCCCTATCCGGACGGCAGCTTCGACACGGTCACGTGTGCCTTCGGCTTCCGGAACTTCGCGGATTACGCCCAGGGACTGGCGGAATTCTGGCGGGTGCTCGCGCCGGGCGGGCGGGCCGTGATCCTGGAGTTTCCCCCGCCACGTCCGGGCCTGCTGGGCAGCGTGTTCCGCGTGTACTTCCAGCACGTGCTGCCCCGGATCGGCGGGCTGATCAGCGGGAACGCGGGCGCGTACACCTACCTGCCGGAAAGTGTGCTGGCCTTCCCGCCACCCGAACAGCTCGCGCAGCTGATGCGCGCCACGGGCTTCCGCACCCGCTACCGCCTGCTGACCTTCGGCATCGCGGCGATCCACGTGGGCGACAAGGGCTGA
- a CDS encoding class I SAM-dependent methyltransferase → MSDRISSAPTDSAQQFNAHADKYAASEVHRFGASLPVLLDFAAPTLDDVALDVATGTGNTALALAPHVAQMTGLDLAEGMLAHARDRAAREGIANADFIVGSAESIPFPDAAFTLVTSRHAPHHFRDLGRFLAEAFRVLKPGGRLVIADQISPTAHLQPWIDAYQRRRDPSHDQQRTVQAWRELAERAGFPWAGETLVPYRLDFAWWTAQSGSTPETVQALRDLVATLTPDEQAAIGAEFDAEGQLTAHVDQMMVVRLEKA, encoded by the coding sequence ATGAGCGACCGGATCTCCAGCGCCCCGACGGACAGTGCCCAGCAGTTCAACGCGCACGCCGACAAGTACGCCGCCAGCGAGGTTCACCGCTTCGGCGCGAGCCTGCCGGTGCTGCTGGACTTCGCCGCACCGACCCTGGACGACGTGGCCCTGGATGTCGCGACCGGCACCGGCAACACCGCCCTGGCCCTCGCCCCGCACGTCGCCCAGATGACGGGCCTGGATCTGGCCGAGGGCATGCTCGCCCACGCCCGTGACCGCGCCGCGCGCGAGGGCATCGCCAACGCGGACTTCATCGTCGGCAGCGCCGAATCCATTCCCTTCCCGGACGCCGCCTTCACGCTCGTCACGTCCCGGCACGCCCCGCACCATTTCCGCGACCTGGGCCGATTCCTGGCCGAGGCCTTCCGGGTGCTGAAGCCCGGCGGCCGCCTCGTGATTGCCGACCAGATCAGCCCCACGGCGCACCTCCAGCCATGGATCGACGCCTACCAGCGGCGGCGTGATCCCAGCCACGACCAGCAGCGCACCGTGCAGGCATGGCGAGAACTGGCGGAACGGGCGGGGTTCCCCTGGGCCGGGGAGACCCTGGTGCCCTACCGCCTGGATTTCGCGTGGTGGACTGCGCAGAGCGGCAGCACCCCGGAGACCGTGCAGGCGCTGCGCGACCTGGTGGCGACCCTGACCCCGGACGAGCAGGCCGCCATCGGCGCGGAGTTCGATGCCGAGGGACAGCTCACCGCGCACGTCGATCAGATGATGGTGGTGCGGCTGGAAAAAGCCTGA
- a CDS encoding 4-oxalocrotonate tautomerase, whose translation MPMIDVTAPAGLFADKHALAVALSQAVMRWEGVPDLALFRDNTAAFIHELDPDAFGTAGGDRRMVRVQVLTPVGTLDRAKQLGVVQELTQLVAQAAGDDTLAARTWVTLTESPDGGWGIAGHAYTNEEIVLAARKELAGA comes from the coding sequence ATGCCCATGATCGATGTCACCGCACCCGCCGGCCTGTTCGCCGATAAGCATGCCCTCGCCGTGGCCCTCTCGCAGGCCGTGATGCGCTGGGAGGGCGTGCCGGATCTGGCCCTGTTCCGCGACAACACCGCCGCATTCATCCACGAACTCGACCCGGACGCCTTCGGCACGGCGGGCGGAGATCGCCGCATGGTGCGCGTGCAGGTGCTCACCCCCGTGGGCACGCTCGACCGGGCCAAGCAACTCGGAGTCGTGCAGGAACTGACGCAGCTCGTCGCGCAGGCCGCCGGGGACGACACGCTCGCCGCGCGCACGTGGGTCACTCTCACCGAATCGCCCGATGGCGGCTGGGGCATCGCCGGACACGCGTACACGAATGAGGAGATCGTCCTCGCCGCCCGCAAGGAACTCGCCGGCGCCTGA
- a CDS encoding GNAT family N-acetyltransferase, whose product MREWPDLAALGMLRQAAWGGRSDGSSWRLVLERSLTWITAFDGDALVGFVNVAWDGGVHAFLLDTTVHPEWQRRGIGVALVQRAAQAAREHSGVEWLHVDFEPHLTAFYAACGFTSTPAGVLNLARR is encoded by the coding sequence GTGCGCGAGTGGCCGGATCTGGCCGCGCTGGGCATGCTCCGGCAGGCTGCGTGGGGCGGCAGGTCGGATGGATCGTCGTGGCGGCTGGTGCTGGAGCGCAGCCTGACGTGGATCACGGCCTTCGACGGCGACGCGCTGGTCGGCTTCGTGAATGTCGCCTGGGACGGCGGCGTGCATGCCTTCCTGCTCGACACGACCGTTCATCCGGAGTGGCAGCGGCGCGGGATCGGCGTGGCCCTCGTGCAGCGGGCCGCACAGGCCGCCCGCGAGCACAGTGGCGTGGAGTGGCTGCATGTGGACTTCGAGCCGCACCTGACGGCCTTCTACGCCGCGTGCGGCTTCACGTCCACCCCGGCCGGAGTGTTGAACCTGGCCCGGCGCTGA